A section of the Macadamia integrifolia cultivar HAES 741 chromosome 9, SCU_Mint_v3, whole genome shotgun sequence genome encodes:
- the LOC122089927 gene encoding zinc finger A20 and AN1 domain-containing stress-associated protein 6-like: protein MAQESWKKETDETECQTPEGPILCANNCGFFGSAATNNFCSKCYGDLFMKQKQQQQILKATPVIPVAHEMPIKFTLVQQEPVLEKVDSVGEGCGLKEGSFLCQEAAYLPPNHCMSCRKRVGLTGFKCRCGGIFCAFHRYSEKHECSFDYKSAGRDAIAKANPVVKAEKIEKI from the coding sequence ATGGCACAGGAAAGCTGGAAAAAGGAGACTGATGAAACTGAATGTCAGACACCAGAAGGCCCAATCTTGTGCGCAAACAATTGTGGCTTCTTTGGAAGTGCAGCCACCAACAACTTTTGTTCCAAGTGCTACGGAGATCTTTTCATGAAGCAGAAGCAGCAGCAACAAATACTCAAGGCAACTCCAGTCATTCCTGTTGCTCACGAGATGCCTATAAAATTCACTTTGGTTCAACAAGAACCTGTTTTAGAAAAGGTGGATAGCGTGGGAGAAGGCTGTGGACTGAAAGAAGGTTCCTTCTTGTGTCAGGAGGCTGCTTATCTGCCTCCAAACCATTGCATGTCTTGCCGAAAACGTGTTGGTCTGACTGGGTTCAAGTGCCGATGTGGTGGGATATTTTGTGCATTTCACCGATACTCTGAGAAGCATGAGTGCTCGTTTGACTACAAGAGTGCTGGCCGGGATGCCATAGCTAAGGCAAACCCTGTTGTGAAGGCGGAGAAGATTGAGAAAATCTGA